From Nonlabens sp. Ci31, the proteins below share one genomic window:
- a CDS encoding transposase, with product MLYAALSGVSSLRELSTVMLACEGKLSHLGLESFPRRSTLSDANANRTSEVFASIYYSLLDKYGRFLSDSNSLRLPVKHLKIVDSSTISLFSDILKGVGRNPINGRKKGGIKMHTMINALEDVPCLVRFSSAATHDHTFLRELDLKKGSFVVFDKAYTDYRQFFEWTQQDIYFVTRQKENASYKNLEEFDPQHNTPNNILRDEIITVEKNGQIIELRRVAYWDDGKKNL from the coding sequence ATGCTTTATGCTGCTCTAAGTGGTGTTAGTTCACTTCGAGAGCTATCTACCGTGATGCTGGCCTGCGAGGGAAAGCTCAGCCACCTTGGACTGGAGAGCTTCCCCAGGCGAAGTACCCTTTCCGATGCCAATGCAAATCGAACCAGTGAGGTGTTTGCCTCCATCTATTATTCCCTTTTGGATAAATACGGCAGGTTTTTATCGGACAGCAATTCCCTGCGTCTTCCCGTAAAGCATCTAAAGATTGTTGATTCAAGCACCATCAGCCTATTCAGTGATATTTTAAAGGGTGTTGGGCGCAACCCGATCAACGGTAGGAAGAAGGGCGGCATCAAGATGCATACAATGATAAATGCCCTAGAGGACGTTCCTTGTCTGGTTCGCTTCAGTAGCGCGGCAACGCACGACCACACCTTTCTCAGGGAGCTCGACCTGAAGAAGGGCTCGTTTGTAGTCTTTGATAAGGCCTATACCGATTACAGACAGTTTTTTGAGTGGACACAGCAGGATATCTACTTTGTTACCCGCCAAAAAGAAAATGCTTCCTACAAAAACCTGGAAGAGTTCGATCCACAACATAATACACCGAACAATATACTTAGGGATGAGATCATTACCGTGGAGAAGAATGGTCAGATAATAGAGCTCAGGCGCGTAGCATACTGGGATGACGGCAAAAAAAATCTATAG
- a CDS encoding transposase → MTAKKIYSFISNNFLLSPDKICDIYKHRWQIETMFKRLKQNFPLKYFLGDNQNAIEIQIWCGLIIQLLMLVKQKRTKRRWAYSNMVSMIRLHLMSYINMFSFMENPTQKWDYLTTKPPDIQLTMF, encoded by the coding sequence ATGACGGCAAAAAAAATCTATAGTTTTATATCCAACAACTTCCTATTGAGCCCAGATAAAATATGTGATATCTATAAGCACAGATGGCAGATAGAGACCATGTTCAAGCGCCTCAAACAGAACTTCCCCCTAAAGTATTTTCTTGGGGACAACCAGAATGCCATTGAGATACAGATATGGTGCGGACTCATTATCCAACTACTCATGCTTGTGAAGCAAAAGAGAACCAAAAGAAGATGGGCATACTCAAATATGGTTTCCATGATCAGGCTACACCTGATGAGCTACATAAATATGTTCAGCTTCATGGAAAACCCTACTCAAAAGTGGGATTATCTGACCACCAAACCACCCGATATACAGCTAACAATGTTCTGA